DNA from Candidatus Neomarinimicrobiota bacterium:
TCCGCAGGAGAACGTCGATCTATCAATGAAACTAATCGAGAGCGGATGTCTGATAAGTGAATTTCCGATGAGCACCGCTCCCGACAGGGGCAACTTCCCGCAGCGGAACAGGATAATCAGCGGATTGAGCCTCGGAACGCTCGTGATCGAAGGGGACGTAAACAGCGGCGCGCTTATAACCGCTTACTATGCAGTTGACCAGAACAGGGAGGTGTTTGCTCTTCCGGGCAAAGCGAACGCAAAAAAGAGCAGAGGTCCGCACAGATTGATCTCCACGGGCGCTAAACTCATAACGAGCGCGGAGGATATATTGTCCGAGTTGGACGCGATCGTCGAGAGGAAGCGTGAACCGCGCCAGACAAAACTTAACTTCGAGTTCACACCGGAGGAGCAGTCGATGATGGAACTCCTCAGCTCCGACCCGCTCTACATCGACGACATAGCAGAGCGCGGTTCGATCGCTACCTCGCAGGCGCTCGCAACTCTTTTGGGATTGGAACTCCGCTCCCTCGTCCGGCAGCTCCCGGGTAAGATGTTCATAAGCCTGATTTAGATCTTAAAAAGAAAAATCGTTTAAATCCCCTCCTTCTTAAGGAGGGGAACACAAGGGGTGGTTGTCTTTAAATTCCCTCCAATAAGAGGGGAAAGCCAGCAGAGGCTGGCAGGGGTGTGTTATATGGAGTGCATCAACTGAGTTGATGCGGCATCCGGCAGCCGCCGGATGCACTCCAAAAAAACAGTATTTACGTATTACTGTGGCGTAGCCATCGAGCAAGGCGAGATGTCTGCGTTTTCTCCACTGCAAAACAACGCAGGCACCCTTCGACTCCGCTCAGGGTGACTGCGCCACAATAGATTTAATCATTCTGAAGCCGGCTCAGCCAGACCGCCATAAGAAGATCGCAAGCGGAAGCCTCCTCCCTTGAGGGAGGTGGATTCAGACGAAGTCTGAAGACAGAGGGTGTGATTTGCCGATGACCAAACGATAACACCCCTCGTCCCGAAGCTTCGGGACACTCCCCTCCAGGGGAGAGGTTTGGAGTTCCCCTCTCAAGAGGGGATCAAACACGTGCGAGTCCGGCTCAGCCGGACCGCATATAAAAATCTTTCAGATTGCATCTTTTTAGGGAATTATTAGATTTGTACCCGGAGGGCTGGTCAGAACGGTAATGCGGCGGTCTTGAAAACCGCTGGGAGCAATCCCTTGGGGGTTCGAATCCCTCGCCCTCCGCAAAATGTGGTGCGGGTTAGGGTTGCCCTGACCGCAGAGCTGGAGTTTTGAGAGTTGATTGGGCTCGCCCCGCTTTCAGCGGGGTTAGTCCCGCCAGCTGGCGGATTCGTCCAGACGAGGGCAGATGGTGTCGTTGAAATAGAAGGGAGCGTTCGGCTCCTCCTGATATCCAAAGAGAAGGCTGAATGTTAATCGGCACAGGATAAATATATGAAAGAAACCGTGAGAAATAAAATTAAATGGCTAATACCCGAAGAAGAGGTAGAACAGGGCGCGATTGAGCAGATATACAATGTGGCACAAATGGATATTGTGAAAAAGATGGCAATTATGCCCGATGTTCATCAGGGTTATGATATGCCTATCGGCGGAGTAGCACTATTAGATAATCATATATCTCCGTCATTTGTTGGATATGATATTGGTTGCGGAATGTGCTACGTGGACACTGGACTTCCTGTAGAAGATATATTCCCTGATGAAAGGGAGAAGGTTCACATATTTGATACTATTTATGACAGAGTTCCAATGGGTGTAGGTGGCGGACATGATGCGCCTCAAGAATATTTAGGCTTTAAAACAGCATCAGGGAATAAAGAATTACAGAAAATTGTTGACGCAAAAATT
Protein-coding regions in this window:
- the dprA gene encoding DNA-protecting protein DprA, with protein sequence MSSKNYPIEDILKLYHAPNVGPATYISLVDEFGSPADVFGKSANELCKIKRITKDRASAILADDAGEFISEQLESINRTGCRLVSYWDDEYPQRLRAIVDPPPFYFIKGDLIKEDDYSLAVVGTRGVTDYGKAMTDEIVTGLAREGMTIISGLAFGVDTHAHKAALAIGGRSIAVLGSGIDRIYPQENVDLSMKLIESGCLISEFPMSTAPDRGNFPQRNRIISGLSLGTLVIEGDVNSGALITAYYAVDQNREVFALPGKANAKKSRGPHRLISTGAKLITSAEDILSELDAIVERKREPRQTKLNFEFTPEEQSMMELLSSDPLYIDDIAERGSIATSQALATLLGLELRSLVRQLPGKMFISLI